A part of Myxococcus landrumus genomic DNA contains:
- a CDS encoding NADAR family protein, which produces MTPVIHFYSVTDDHGWCSNFAPYPIKLGGRLWPTSEHYFQAQKFEEPTAQEAIRQARSPMLAARMGRDRKLKLRRDWDSVKVSIMREAVRAKFSQHEDLTRLLLETGDAKLVEHTDQDDYWGDGGDGSGKNMLGRILMEIRQELRAQ; this is translated from the coding sequence GTGACTCCCGTCATCCACTTCTACAGCGTCACCGATGACCATGGGTGGTGCTCGAACTTCGCGCCCTACCCCATCAAGCTGGGCGGACGGTTGTGGCCGACCAGCGAGCACTACTTCCAGGCCCAGAAGTTCGAGGAGCCCACGGCCCAGGAAGCCATTCGTCAGGCACGCAGTCCCATGCTCGCGGCCCGAATGGGAAGAGACCGCAAGCTCAAGCTCCGGCGCGACTGGGACTCCGTCAAGGTCTCCATCATGCGCGAAGCCGTTCGCGCCAAGTTCTCCCAGCACGAGGACCTCACGCGGCTCCTCCTGGAGACGGGCGACGCGAAGCTCGTCGAACACACCGACCAGGACGACTACTGGGGGGATGGTGGAGACGGGAGCGGCAAGAACATGCTGGGCCGCATCCTCATGGAGATTCGACAGGAGCTCCGCGCTCAGTAG